Proteins encoded in a region of the Ziziphus jujuba cultivar Dongzao chromosome 3, ASM3175591v1 genome:
- the LOC107423299 gene encoding heavy metal-associated isoprenylated plant protein 5, with protein sequence MGYEVVMEGGNNIILIVTLEKDIEERKTEAKELEGHGWWVVVGDTETNSLLVIKKVVLVVQRKLKKKLQFSAPDEADAFGKKSSYKVYLMSDSFMGCDQEYSFSALAAEFKVSMHCNACERTVAKVISKFKGVEKFATDMNKHKVVVMGKFDPQKVLKKLKKKTGKKVEIVVDHKGEDVQKDGSNYEGDLAMEGRDYVKAVDNHPFWIDYCKEMELLMMFSDENPNACLIM encoded by the exons ATGGGATATGAAGTGGTGATGGAAGGTgggaataatataatattgatagtAACACTTGAGAAGGATATTGAGGAGAGGAAGACAGAAGCAAAAGAACTTGAAGGCCATGGATGGTGGGTTGTGGTTGGTGATACAGAAACCAACTCTTTGCTTGTAATTAAGAAGGTGGTTTTGGTTGTGCAGAGGAAGTTGAAAAAGaagcttcaattttctgctccTGATGAAGCAGATGCATTTGGGAAGAAATCATCATATAAAGTGTACTTGATGAGTGATTCTTTTATGGGGTGTGATCAGGAATATAGCTTCTCA gccttGGCTGCAGAATTCAAAGTCTCAATGCATTGTAATGCATGTGAAAGGACCGTTGCCAAAgtcatttcaaaattcaaag GGGTTGAAAAGTTTGCTACTGACATGAATAAACACAAAGTTGTGGTAATGGGCAAGTTTGATCCACAGAAAGTTTTgaagaagttgaaaaaaaagacAGGGAAGAAAGTAGAGATTGTTGTTGATCACAAGGGAGAAGATGTACAAAAAGACGGTTCTAATTATGAAGGAGATTTGGCCATGGAGGGAAGAGATTATGTAAAAGCAGTCGATAATCACCCTTTTTGGATAGATTATTGCAAAGAGATGGAATTGCTAATGATGTTTAGTGATGAAAATCCAAATGCATGTCTAATAATGTAG